The following coding sequences lie in one Saimiri boliviensis isolate mSaiBol1 chromosome 6, mSaiBol1.pri, whole genome shotgun sequence genomic window:
- the RAG2 gene encoding V(D)J recombination-activating protein 2, with protein sequence MSLQMVTVSNNIALIQPGFSLMNFDGQVFFFGQKGWPKRSCPTGVFHLEVNHNHIKLKPTIFSKDSCYLPPLRYPATCTFKGSLESEKHQYIIHGGKTPNNELSDKIYVMSVVSKNKKVTFRCMEKDLVGDVPEARYGHSINVVYSRGKSMGVLFGGRSYMPSTHRTTEKWNSVADCLPHVFLVDFEFGCATSYILPELQDGLSFHVSIAKNDTIYILGGHSLANNIRPANLYRIRVDLPLGSPAVNCTVLPGGISVSSAILTQISNDEFVIVGGYQLENQKRMICNIISLEENKIEIREMETPDWTPDIKHSKIWFGSNMGNGTVFLGIPGDNKQVVSEAFYFYTLKCAEDNTNEEQTTFTNSQTSTEDPGDSTPFEDSEEFCFSAEANSFDGDDEFDTYNEDDEEDESETGYWITCCPTCDVDINTWVPFYSTELNKPAMIYCSHGDGHWVHAQCMDLAERTLIHLSAGSNKYYCNEHVEIARALHTPQRVLPLKKPPMKSLHKKGSGKILTPAKKSFLRRLFD encoded by the coding sequence ATGTCACTGCAGATGGTAACAGTCAGTAATAACATAGCCTTAATTCAACCAGGCTTCTCGCTGATGAATTTTGATGGCCAGGTTTTCTTCTTTGGCCAAAAAGGCTGGCCCAAGAGATCCTGCCCTACTGGAGTTTTCCATTTGGAGGTAAACCATAACCATATCAAATTGAAGCCTACAATTTTCTCTAAAGATTCCTGCTACCTCCCGCCTCTTCGCTACCCAGCAACTTGCACATTCAAAGGCAGCTTGGAGTCTGAAAAGCATCAATACATCATCCATGGAGGGAAAACACCAAACAATGAGCTTTCAGATAAGATTTATGTCATGTCTGTTGTTTCCAAGAACAAGAAGGTTACTTTTCGCTGCATGGAGAAAGACTTGGTAGGAGATGTTCCTGAAGCCAGATATGGTCATTCCATTAATGTAGTATATAGCCGAGGGAAAAGTATGGGTGTTCTTTTTGGAGGACGCTCATACATGCCTTCTACCCACAGAACCACAGAAAAATGGAATAGTGTAGCTGACTGCCTGCCCCATGTTTTTCTGGTGGATTTTGAATTCGGGTGTGCTACATCATACATTCTTCCAGAACTTCAGGATGGGCTATCTTTTCATGTCTCTATTGCCAAAAATGACACCATCTATATTTTAGGAGGACATTCACTTGCTAATAATATCCGCCCTGCCAACCTGTACAGAATAAGGGTTGATCTTCCCCTGGGTAGCCCAGCTGTGAATTGCACAGTCTTGCCAGGAGGAATCTCTGTCTCCAGTGCAATTCTGACTCAAATTAGCAATGATGAATTTGTTATTGTTGGTGGATATCAGCTTGAAAATCAAAAAAGAATGATCTGCAACATCATCTCTTTAGAGGAAAACAAGATAGAAATTCGTGAGATGGAAACCCCAGACTGGACCCCAGACATTAAGCACAGCAAGATATGGTTTGGAAGCAACATGGGAAATGGAACTGTTTTTCTTGGCATACCAGGAGACAATAAACAAGTTGTTTCAGAAGCATTCTATTTCTATACACTGAAATGTGCTGAAGATAATACGAATGAAGAGCAGACAACATTCACAAACAGTCAGACATCAACAGAAGATCCAGGGGACTCCACTCCCTTTGAAGATTCCGAAGAATTTTGTTTCAGTGCAGAAGCAAATAGttttgatggtgatgatgaattTGACACCTataatgaagatgatgaggaagaTGAGTCTGAGACAGGCTACTGGATTACATGCTGCCCTACTTGTGATGTGGATATCAACACTTGGGTACCGTTTTATTCAACCGAGCTCAACAAACCTGCCATGATCTACTGTTCTCATGGGGATGGGCACTGGGTCCATGCTCAGTGCATGGATCTGGCAGAACGCACGCTCATCCATTTGTCAGCAGGAAGCAACAAGTATTACTGCAATGAGCATGTGGAGATAGCAAGAGCTCTACACACTCCCCAAAGAGTTCTACCCTTAAAAAAGCCTCCAATGAAATCCCTCCATAAAAAAGGTTCTGGAAAAATCTTGACTCCTGCCAAGAAATCCTTTCTTAGAAGGTTGTTTGATTAG